The proteins below come from a single Frankiales bacterium genomic window:
- a CDS encoding BMP family ABC transporter substrate-binding protein — MAYDIGGRGDKSFNDSAAAGLDQAKTELGVETKELSAVPNETDAQKAARLTLLAQGGYDPIIAVGFAYAPALKTVAAKFPNVHFAIVDDSTITANNVADLIFAANQASYLVGVIAAQASKTHSVGYIGGVNVPLLVSFQKGFDAGVKATDPTAKIQDKYLTQPPDFSGFNAPDKGKATAAGMFDAGADVVYAAAGGSGSGVFTAAKAAKGWAIGVDSDQYLSADPAVKDVILTSALKNVNVAVFDVIQAAVKGSPLSGVQTYDLKNGGVGYSKSNPAVQPYEAKADAAAQAIISGSITVPGS, encoded by the coding sequence GACTCCGCCGCCGCCGGCCTCGACCAGGCCAAGACCGAGCTCGGCGTCGAGACCAAGGAGCTGTCCGCGGTCCCGAACGAGACCGACGCGCAGAAGGCCGCGCGGCTCACCCTCCTGGCGCAGGGCGGCTACGACCCGATCATCGCGGTGGGCTTCGCCTACGCGCCGGCGCTCAAGACCGTCGCGGCGAAGTTCCCGAACGTCCACTTCGCGATCGTCGACGACTCGACGATCACGGCGAACAACGTGGCCGACCTCATCTTCGCGGCCAACCAGGCGTCCTACCTGGTCGGCGTGATCGCGGCGCAGGCGTCCAAGACGCACAGCGTCGGTTACATCGGCGGCGTGAACGTGCCGCTGCTGGTCTCCTTCCAGAAGGGCTTCGACGCCGGCGTGAAGGCGACGGACCCGACCGCGAAGATCCAGGACAAGTACCTCACCCAGCCCCCGGACTTCAGCGGCTTCAACGCCCCTGACAAGGGCAAGGCCACCGCGGCCGGCATGTTCGACGCCGGTGCCGACGTCGTCTACGCCGCCGCCGGCGGCTCGGGCTCGGGTGTGTTCACCGCCGCCAAGGCGGCCAAGGGCTGGGCGATCGGCGTCGACTCCGACCAGTACCTCTCGGCCGACCCCGCGGTGAAGGACGTCATCCTCACCTCGGCGCTGAAGAACGTGAACGTCGCGGTCTTCGACGTCATCCAGGCTGCGGTCAAGGGCTCGCCGCTGTCCGGCGTGCAGACCTACGACCTCAAGAACGGCGGCGTGGGCTACTCCAAGTCCAACCCCGCCGTCCAGCCCTACGAGGCCAAGGCCGACGCCGCTGCCCAGGCGATCATCTCGGGCAGCATCACGGTGCCCGGCTCCTGA